A genomic stretch from Leishmania donovani BPK282A1 complete genome, chromosome 36 includes:
- a CDS encoding chaperone protein DNAj, putative: protein MGVDYYKVLGVGRNATPNEIKKAYHQLALKYHPDKNADNREKAERKFKEVSEAYDVLSDEKKKKIYDLYGEEGLKGGIPEDGGSGTGGAGMRFGGMPGGMPGGVRGATYQFSSTDAFKIFNQFFGTSDPFAGGEAFGGGGPGLHRVFRGFGGPEGFASSFGTPQSSPTCDVPPMEYTFACTLEEIYTGCTKKFNVSRNMPSGPEKKMFEVKVLPGYKKGTKIRFEREGGQVEGYPPNVLADMVFILDERPHPRFERRDADLHTTLHINLKQALLGSTVFVKGIDGQTISLPLNGISKSGRKLRVSGSGLPDRKTNRNGDMYVTIAVDFPDSLTEDTKRLIEKCTF, encoded by the coding sequence ATGGGCGTAGACTATTACAAGGTGCTTGGCGTCGGCCGCAACGCCACGCCAAATGAGATCAAGAAAGCGTACCACCAGCTCGCTCTCAAGTATCACCCCGACAAGAACGCTGACAACCGTGAAAAGGCCGAGCGCAAGTTCAAAGAGGTGAGCGAGGCGTATGACGTGCTCAGCGACgagaagaagaaaaagatcTACGACCTCTATGGCGAGGAGGGCTTGAAGGGTGGAATACCGGAGGACGGTGGCTCCGGTACGGGCGGCGCAGGCATGCGCTTTGGCGGCATGCCGGGTGGTATGCCAGGCGGCGTCCGCGGCGCCACGTACCAGTTCTCCAGCACGGACGCCTTCAAGATCTTTAATCAGTTCTTCGGCACGTCGGACCCGTTCGCCGGGGGAGAGGCctttggcggcggtggcccgGGCCTCCATCGCGTTTTTCGCGGCTTCGGTGGCCCGGAGGGATTCGCGTCGAGCTTTGGCACCCCACAGTCGTCTCCGACGTGCGACGTGCCGCCGATGGAGTACACGTTCGCTTGCACGCTGGAGGAAATCTACACTGGCTGCACAAAGAAGTTCAACGTGTCGCGCAACATGCCATCTGGGCCGGAGAAGAAAATGTTTGAGGTGAAGGTGCTGCCGGGGTACAAGAAGGGCACGAAGATCCGCTTTGAGCGCGAGGGCGGGCAAGTTGAGGGTTACCCGCCAAACGTACTCGCAGACATGGTCTTTATCTTGGACGAGCGGCCACACCCACGGTTTGAGCGACGCGACGCGGACCTTCACACGACCTTGCACATCAACCTCAAGCAGGCTCTGCTCGGCAGCACCGTGTTCGTAAAAGGCATTGACGGCCAGACAATCTCCCTGCCTCTTAATGGCATCAGCAAAAGTGGTCGCAAGCTGCGCGTATCGGGATCCGGGTTGCCTGACCGCAAGACGAATCGCAACGGCGACATGTACGTCACCATCGCCGTTGACTTTCCCGACTCGCTGACCGAAGACACAAAACGTTTGATTGAGAAGTGTACCTTCTAG
- a CDS encoding glucose transporter, lmgt3, with protein sequence VYPGVSKKTEVKNGVAITGILLFILGFEVCVGPCYYVLTQDMFPLSFRPRGASFTQVTQFIFNLIINVCYPIATEHISGGPSGNQDKGQAVAFIFFGCVGIICFIVQVFFLHPWDEKRDGKKRAAAPADGKKELSGEFIAKKDI encoded by the coding sequence GTGTACCCTGGTGTCAGCAAGAAGACGGAGGTGAAGAACGGCGTGGCCATCACTGGCATCCTGCTGTTCATTCTCGGCTTCGAGGTGTGCGTGGGCCCGTGCTACTACGTTCTGACGCAGGACATGTTCCCGCTGTCGTTCCGCCCGCGCGGTGCGTCGTTCACGCAGGTGACCCAGTTCATCTTCAACCTGATCATCAACGTGTGCTACCCGATCGCGACCGAACACATCTCTGGCGGCCCTTCAGGCAACCAGGACAAGGGCCAGGCCGTTGCCTTCATCTTCTTCGGCTGCGTGGGCATTATCTGCTTCATCGTCCAGGTCTTCTTCCTGCACCCGTGGGACGAGAAGCGCGATGGcaagaagagggcggcggctccgGCTGACGGGAAGAAGGAGCTGAGCGGGGAATTCATTGCGAAGAAAGACATTTAA